A single Cannabis sativa cultivar Pink pepper isolate KNU-18-1 chromosome 7, ASM2916894v1, whole genome shotgun sequence DNA region contains:
- the LOC133039775 gene encoding uncharacterized protein LOC133039775 — MICWALWKARNTLVWDKKVSSSTQILTSAWVTLDHWRKAQDKTCLLSSSRLHDGSNIEQWMTPTSNTVKINVDGAIFEKENAYGFGVVARDSTGQILDFIAKYYHGNYKAEVVEALRVKEALSWIKDKGWSKIEVETDSLLTVQAIFSKQQMSSIFGLVTNDCKILLSSSPNISLHFIKRSANRVTHFVARRSRFYSDRSILENNVLTDLHAIL; from the coding sequence ATGATTTGTTGGGCTCTTTGGAAAGCAAGAAACACATTAGTTTGGGACAAAAAAgtttcttcttctactcaaATTCTCACTTCGGCTTGGGTTACTCTTGATCATTGGCGTAAAGCTCAAGACAAAACATGTTTATTATCATCCTCTCGTTTGCATGATGGTAGTAACATTGAGCAATGGATGACACCTACTTCTAATACGGTCAAGATCAATGTCGATGGTGCAATATTTGAGAAGGAAAATGCCTATGGGTTTGGTGTGGTTGCACGTGATTCAACTGGCCAAATACTCGACTTTATTGCCAAATATTACCATGGGAATTACAAGGCGGAGGTTGTTGAGGCTTTAAGGGTTAAGGAGGCCCTTAGTTGGATAAAAGACAAAGGGTGGAGCAAGATTGAGGTGGAAACCGACAGCTTACTCACTGTTCAAGCAATCTTTAGTAAACAACAAATGTCTTCTATCTTTGGCTTGGTTACTAATGATTGTAAAATTTTATTGTCTTCTTCACCTAATATTAGTTTACATTTTATTAAACGATCAGCAAATCGAGTGACACATTTTGTGGCTAGACGCTCTCGATTTTACTCTGATCGTAGCATTCTTGAGAATAATGTTCTGACTGATCTTCATGCTATCTTGTAA
- the LOC115696850 gene encoding CSC1-like protein ERD4, with translation MDLNSFLTSLGTYCLIFLILVLLYSWMSRLPVNAVVYYPNLMNKKSSKLPKGTGTTSLELDPTKYGSGSGCCNPFGWIGDAVNSSEEDIINMSGVDTAVYFVFLTTILKVLFLSGLVLLPVLLPVAVTDDRLQRIKEEIDDDLPLDLQKLSMGNVDEKSRRLWAFLVGVYCVSFVIYYLLWKAYKHVGGLRVKALMSSSQVKPEQYAVLVRDIPLHKTKSTKQQVDAFFKDIYPNTFYKSMVATNNIQVNILWKRLEKQRKNLAQAETIYEESKTKGKKSPSSSEVAKRPTHKLGFLGLCGREVDSIEHYTNKVKELESKHEEERTKTLKDKQLNAALVFFTNRVSAALAAQSLHDKLVDEWTVTEAPEPSQLLWNNLRMKFFERQLRKYVVYFIVALTILFYMIPIGVVSAFTTLKNLMKLLPFLKLVLKMRIVRTVLEAYLPQLVLIVFMSVLPMLLLFLSKAEGVASVSHAERGAAGKFFYFTVLNVFIGVTLGGTLFNTIKEIQQEPNSIVEILASSIPQNAAFFISYVALKFFVGSGVELSRIVAVIAFHIKRKLIFKTEAEEKEAWPTGDLGFHTKVPEDMLVVTIVLCYSVISPIIIAFGLAHVAIGWLVTRNQALKVYVTKYESYGEMWPHMVFRILAAMILYQVTMFGYFGVKEFVYTPLLVPLPIITFLFGFIAHKKFHRSFHHIPLKIAAIEQSTQVDLEQVYTSFIPPSLEIKHHEPAV, from the exons atggatTTGAATTCGTTTCTAACATCGTTAGGAACGTACTGtctgatatttttgattttggtATTGCTTTACTCATGGATGTCGAGGTTGCCAGTAAACGCCGTCGTTTACTACCCCAATCTCATGAATAAAAAGTCCTCCAAATTACCCAAAGGGACCGGAACGACGTCGTTGGAGTTGGATCCGACTAAATACGGATCCGGATCGGGTTGCTGCAACCCGTTTGGGTGGATCGGAGATGCCGTTAATTCTAGTGAAGAGGATATTATCAACATGTCAGGAGTGGACACTGCTGTCTACTTCGTCTTCCTCACCACTA TTTTGAAAGTACTATTTTTAAGTGGGTTAGTTCTGCTACCAGTTCTTCTACCAGTTGCTGTCACTGATGATCGATTGCAACGCATCAAAGAAGAGATAGATGATGATCTTCCCCTTGATCTTCAAAAATTATCCATGGGAAATGtcgat GAAAAAAGTAGAAGGTTGTGGGCATTTCTAGTAGGCGTGTACTGCGTTTCATTTGTTATTTATTACTTGTTGTGGAAGGCATACAAACATGTTGGTGGGTTGAGAGTGAAGGCATTAATGTCATCATCACAAGTGAAGCCTGAACAATATGCAGTTCTTGTTAGAGACATTCCTCTACACAAAACTAAATCTACAAAACAACAGGTTGATGCTTTTTTTAAGGACATTTATCCTAATACATTTTACAAATCAATGGTCGCCACTAACAATATTCAG gtGAATATTCTTTGGAAAAGATTAGAAAAGCAAAGAAAAAACCTTGCACAAGCTGAAACAATATATGAGGAGTCAAAAACAAAAGGCAAAAAATCACCATCATCATCTGAAGTAGCCAAAAGACCTACTCACAAATTAGGCTTTCTTGGACTATGTGGAAGAGAAGTAGACAGCATTGAACACTACACAAACAAAGTCAAAGAACTTGAATCCAaacatgaagaagaaagaaCAAAAACACTTAAAGATAAGCAATTAAATGCTGCATTAGTTTTCTTCACAAACAGAGTATCTGCAGCCTTAGCAGCTCAAAGCCTCCATGACAAATTGGTAGATGAATGGACAGTAACCGAAGCCCCCGAACCATCGCAACTCCTATGGAACAATCTTCGAATGAAGTTCTTCGAAAGACAACTAAGGAAATATGTTGTTTACTTCATTGTTGCtctaacaattttattttacatgATCCCAATTGGGGTTGTGTCTGCTTTCACAACTTTGAAGAATTTGATGAAGCTTCTCCCATTTTTGAAGTTGGTTTTGAAAATGAGGATTGTGAGGACAGTGCTTGAGGCTTATTTGCCACAACTTGTGTTGATTGTGTTTATGTCTGTTTTGCCTATGTTGCTTTTGTTTCTTTCTAAGGCAGAAGGGGTTGCTTCTGTGAGCCATGCAGAGAGAGGTGCTGCTGGCAAGTTTTTTTACTTCACTGTGTTGAATGTGTTCATTGGTGTCACACTTGGTGGGACTTTGTTTAATACAATCAAAGAAATTCAGCAAGAACCAAACTCCATTGTTGAAATTCTTGCTAGTAGTATACCTCAAAATGCAGCCTTCTTTATCTCCTACGTTGCTCTAAA GTTTTTCGTGGGGTCTGGGGTTGAACTTTCTCGAATAGTTGCTGTGATTGCTTttcatataaaaagaaaattgatATTCAAGACAGAAGCAGAAGAAAAAGAAGCATGGCCAACAGGTGACCTTGGgtttcatacaaaggttcctgAAGACATGCTTGTTGTCACCATTGTTCTTTGCTACTCTGTTATTTCTCCAATTATTATTGCATTTGGCCTCGCACATGTTGCCATTGGATGGCTTGTCACACGTAATCag GCTCTGAAAGTATATGTAACAAAATATGAAAGCTATGGAGAAATGTGGCCACACATGGTATTTCGAATCCTTGCAGCTATGATATTATACCAAGTGACCATGTTTGGTTACTTTGGAGTGAAGGAATTTGTGTACACACCACTCTTAGTCCCACTCCCAatcatcacttttctctttggCTTCATTGCACATAAGAAGTTTCATCGTTCATTCCACCACATTCCTCTCAAAATCGCAGCCATTGAACAATCTACCCAAGTAGATTTGGAACAAGTTTACACATCATTCATACCTCCAAGCTTGGAGATCAAACATCACGAACCAGCAGtttga